One Hordeum vulgare subsp. vulgare chromosome 4H, MorexV3_pseudomolecules_assembly, whole genome shotgun sequence DNA window includes the following coding sequences:
- the LOC123447428 gene encoding uncharacterized protein LOC123447428, whose protein sequence is MGARQRGERGGMPTTTTRSRLADASSWCLALSALAALLLVCSLGETTEAVTVRGASLSARWRPCEEIYVVAEGETLHGISDRCGDPYILERNPHVHDPDDVFPGLVLRITPSSPRPSVPASPP, encoded by the coding sequence ATGGGGGCGAGGCAGCGCGGTGAGAGAGGCGGTATGCCGACGACGACCACGAGGTCGAGGCTGGCGGACGCGTCGTCGTGGTGCCTCGCGCTGTCGGCGCTGGCGGCGCTGCTGCTGGTGTGCTCGCTGGGGGAGACGACGGAGGCCGTCACCGTGCGGGGCGCGTCGCTGTCGGCGCGGTGGCGGCCGTGCGAGGAGATCTACGTggtggcggagggcgagacgctgCACGGCATCAGTGACCGGTGCGGCGACCCCTACATCCTGGAGCGCAACCCGCACGTCCACGACCCCGACGACGTCTTCCCTGGCCTCGTCCTCAGGATCACGCCCTCCAGCCCCAGGCCGTCCGTCCCCGCTAGCCCCCCGTAG